The Geomonas agri genome contains the following window.
TAATGGGGCCGGTGACGGGGCTCACCATCACCTCCCGCACCCTGACGATCGCCTCCTCGGGCGAGAGCAGGCGGCTGGTAACGCCGGGCCGTGATTCGTTGGCGCAATCGTGGCGCCTGGTGCAGTAGCCGCACTTGATGTTGCACTTCGGTGCCACGGCAAGATGCATCCTGCCGTTTTTGTGGTGATTGCCACCGAAGCAGGGATGCCCCTGGATCTTCTTCATCTTTTCGCACGAGGTTGCCATGGTATCCTCCTTGACCCGTTCAGGCCTGGCCTGAAAAAGGAAATGCCCGGTCGGAGTTCTATCCGCCGGGCATCGTTGCCGTCATTGTCAGATACATCATTGTACCTTTGCCTCCTATCAGCATTTAGCGTGCCACAGACAAGGTACAGAGCTGTTTACGATGTTGTGGGGAGGGGGCGGGCTGGTACTGGCAGGTGTGACGATCCGAAGCGTAACGTTTATAAATAGGGAGTTTAGCTCATCTGTTGTATCCGTCCTGTGCACAGCAGCGGCAACGCCAGGTGCGTTGCCGATCCCCCTTTTACTTTTCAGGATCTCTCTACCTCGAACTACCCGCGCTCGTCTAATTTTTGGGCATTGCCTAAGGTCGCGGCAGCAACCCCCACCCTCTCGCACTTCGCCCGCAGCAGGAAAATAGGCGAATCACGAGGCTCTGCAAGGCCTTCGAGTATTTCTGTGACTACGGAGTGGATATTGCAGCATTACGCTTATGACCGCTTCCTCCGCACATAGCGAAGTTATCAGCCGGGCGCGCGGTGCGTTCCTTGGCCTTGCGGTTGGTGATGCGCTGGGAGCCCCGGTTGAGTTCATGACTCGCGGTGAGATACAACAGAAGTACGGGGTTCTGAAGGAAATGGTAGGTGGTGGCTGGCTCCGGTTGAAACCCGGGCAAGTTACCGATGACACCGAAATGTCTCTTTGCCTGGCCCGGGCAACCGTCAAAGCTGGAGAGTGGAACTTGCAGGCGGCGGCTGAGCACCTCGCGGGCTGGCTAAAATCCAAACCAATCGACGTCGGTGATACCTGCCGGCGCGGCATCAGGAATTACATGCTGCGCGGGATGCTGGAGACCCAGCCCAACGAATGGGACGGCGGCAACGGCGCGGCCATGCGTACGCTCCCTGTGGCCCTTTGCACCGTCGGCAGCGATCTCTTGCTTGAGCGTCTGACCCTCGAGCAGGCCCATCTAACCCACAACCATCCCTACTCCGATGCTGCCTCCATATACCTTGGACGGTTGCTGCACCTGGCACTTACCGGGCGCTCCATGCTGCAACTGCGCCGGGAGGCGGACCAACTCATCTCCACGCACCCTTCCTTCACTTTTGATCCTTACAAAGGGTTGGCTACCGGCTACGTGGTCGACACCATGCAAACGGTCTTCCACTGTTTCTTCCGGTCGCGCTCGTTCGAAGGATGCGTCATCGAGACCGTCAACCAGGGCGGCGACGCGGACACGACCGGTGCCATAGCCGGTGCCCTTGCAGGTGCTTATTATGGAGAAGAGGGAGTTCCTGCGCGGTGGAGGAAGAGGCTTGGCAGGGAAATGATAGGCGAGATCTCAGCTCTGGCCGAACAGCTAGTTCGCTTGTCACCTCTGTTGCGAGAAGGCGGAGACCACAGAAAGCCGGCGATTCCGCTCGATGACTGGTGCATTGCGATTGATGACTCATCTATCGCGAATGATGAGTCGTGAATCGCTGTCGATGACTCATTTACCGAAACAGACGAGATGTCTGCCGATTTCAGGGAGCTAGACCGTGCACATGAGTCGCCTGACGCGGTATTCTCCGCCGATTACCAGGCATTCTCCTTCGCCCTTAAGGATCGAGGTGGGTAACAGTTCGCTGTAGAAGAATACCTTCGCCAGCGGGACCTGCACCTGCCACACGACAAAACCAAATTCCCAGGCGCGCTCCTCGTCGGTGGTGAAGGAATTGAGGTTGTTAAGGCGGACGATCTCTTCCCGCTTTGATATGGTCTCCAGGGTATCATATTCAGACCGGTCGAAGGTACCGCGGTACAGGATAAGGTGCTTGCTGGCTGGGTGTCTCTTGGCAAGCTCGTACTGGGAGTATTCGTAAAGGAGGTCGAGTTGTGAGTTGATTGCGGAAGTGCGCGCGCTTCCCTTGGTGCGGTCTACTGCGTACTGCAGGTAATTCTCGTCGTGAATTCCGGATATGCGCACGTTATGGAAGGTTGGCGCAAGTCCCATTCGGCTCTCCACCCACCCCTTCAGCACCGCCCCCTCCACCGAGTTGGAGTCCATCATCCATCCCCGTAGAAAGCGAAGGTAGCTATTTTTGAGGCTCTTGCGGGCGGTTGCTGTCTCCTGCTGCCACTGGTGCAACTGGAACTTCACCGACATGTAGTCGTTGAAGACCAAGGCGCGCTCTTCATGCGACGCGATGCTGTCCAGTTTGTCGAACAGAAAGCGGTTGACGGCACGCACTCCCTGGATTTCCAAAGGCTGCGGATTGTCGTTGAAATGGCGGGAAGCAATGACCCAGGGCGGGAGGTTGCAGTGGTTGAATGAATTCTCCATTGAATCACCACTAAAAGACAGATTGAGATTAAGACTAAGATTGAGGTGGTAACCTATTCTATACGAGCAGCATCTACAGCACCTTGGCGAGATCCTTAAGGATCGGTTCTATGTCTCCTTCGACGACGTAGGGCTCTACGCCCAGGCGTTCGAGTTCTTCCTTCGGGGCCTCACCTATCATGGAGCAGACCACTGCCCGGCAGCCCTTTAGCGCATCGGCGGTGTCTTTGAGTGTGTGGGCGCGCAACGGATGCTCGGGGTCGAAGCGGCAGTATTTTTCGACGGGCCGCTCCTCGAGAAACGTGATCGAATCGTCTTCCACCTGGTAGATAAGGAAGCGCTCGATATGCCCAAAGTGCTGATTGATCTCCTTGCCATCTTTGGATGCAACAGCGAAAAGCATAAATCCTCCTAGGGGCAGATTAAGACTAAGACTAAGGAGGGAGGGGTTAGCTCAACCTTAATCTTAATCTTAACCTTTATCTGTTTTACTACGCCTCTACCGGGGCGAAGGTGAAGCACTTCTTGGAGCAGGTCCGGCCGCAGGCACCGCAGCCAATGCAGTTGCCGGGATTCTCGACTTTCATGAACATCTTTGCCGAATCGTCCTCGTCCAACTCTTCAAAGGTTAGTACGTCGTGTGCACACACCTTGTAACAGCGGCCACAGCCGATGCAGGTCTCGTCGTCGATCGATACGATGAATTCGGGTGTCCACTCTTTCTTGCTCTTGGTCAAACCGGTGATGTACGCCATGGTTATTCTCCTTTTCTGGTTGATTACGGTTTATGTTTAAAGCGTTGCCTAAACTATTGATCATGTTTACCCTCGCCCTCCGGGAGAGGGTATTGAATTAGTCCTCGTCGAGGAACGATGCCGCCTGGTCCTTATTCATCGCCTTACGCAGCCAGGGGGGCGGGTTTCCCCTTAACACCTCTTGCATTTTCTCGATCGATTCCTTGAGCCCCACCTCGACGTTGGTCTTCATAGGGTGGATACGTTTGGCCACTAGTTTCGCCGCCGCCGGGCCACCGATCTGCATGGTATAAACGATGGCGCAATCGGATAGCAGGTTGGCGCGGGCGGCGATGCGATCTTCTTCATCGCTGCCGTGCTCGCTTACGGTGACAGTCTGGACGAAATGTGCTTCATCCGGGCCGACCTCCCAAATGTGGAAGGATTCAGCCTGGCCGAAGTGCATGTCGATGGTCTCACCGGTCCTTGTCGTAAAAGCGATCTTCATAGCAATCTCCTTCATAAATGCAGATTAAGATCGAGATTAAGAGAAAGTAGAAGCAGCTCCCCTTAGTCTTAATCTTAGTCTTAATCTGTCACTCAGTTGTGCGCCAGTTTCTGCGCTTCCTTGGCGTTGGCCTGGAAGATGTTGGCCAGTTCAAAAACCAGGTTCAGGGTTCCCTGGTAGCCCACCCACATCTTGTGATGCGCCCCGAGCCGGTCGAAGACCGGCATCCCCGTCCGCAGATGGGCGCCAATCCCAAGCTTCTTCGCGGCTTGCCGTCCGTTGGAATTGGCCACCAGCAGGTCGGCTCCCGCTGCTGTCTGCTCCAGATCCTCAAGATCCCCAACAAAAAGGTTCTCTACCGGCAACTGGTCCAATCCACGGGTCCTGGTGGCCGCGATGGCGACCTGTATGTCGCAGCCGAGGCTGTCGAGGAACGTGGTCATTCCCTTCAGGTGGTCCGCCTCGAGCGCGAGCGCGATC
Protein-coding sequences here:
- the fdxB gene encoding ferredoxin III, nif-specific — its product is MAYITGLTKSKKEWTPEFIVSIDDETCIGCGRCYKVCAHDVLTFEELDEDDSAKMFMKVENPGNCIGCGACGRTCSKKCFTFAPVEA
- the draG gene encoding ADP-ribosyl-[dinitrogen reductase] hydrolase → MTASSAHSEVISRARGAFLGLAVGDALGAPVEFMTRGEIQQKYGVLKEMVGGGWLRLKPGQVTDDTEMSLCLARATVKAGEWNLQAAAEHLAGWLKSKPIDVGDTCRRGIRNYMLRGMLETQPNEWDGGNGAAMRTLPVALCTVGSDLLLERLTLEQAHLTHNHPYSDAASIYLGRLLHLALTGRSMLQLRREADQLISTHPSFTFDPYKGLATGYVVDTMQTVFHCFFRSRSFEGCVIETVNQGGDADTTGAIAGALAGAYYGEEGVPARWRKRLGREMIGEISALAEQLVRLSPLLREGGDHRKPAIPLDDWCIAIDDSSIANDES
- a CDS encoding NifB/NifX family molybdenum-iron cluster-binding protein, whose amino-acid sequence is MLFAVASKDGKEINQHFGHIERFLIYQVEDDSITFLEERPVEKYCRFDPEHPLRAHTLKDTADALKGCRAVVCSMIGEAPKEELERLGVEPYVVEGDIEPILKDLAKVL
- a CDS encoding NAD(+)--dinitrogen-reductase ADP-D-ribosyltransferase codes for the protein MENSFNHCNLPPWVIASRHFNDNPQPLEIQGVRAVNRFLFDKLDSIASHEERALVFNDYMSVKFQLHQWQQETATARKSLKNSYLRFLRGWMMDSNSVEGAVLKGWVESRMGLAPTFHNVRISGIHDENYLQYAVDRTKGSARTSAINSQLDLLYEYSQYELAKRHPASKHLILYRGTFDRSEYDTLETISKREEIVRLNNLNSFTTDEERAWEFGFVVWQVQVPLAKVFFYSELLPTSILKGEGECLVIGGEYRVRRLMCTV
- the nifX gene encoding nitrogen fixation protein NifX, translated to MKIAFTTRTGETIDMHFGQAESFHIWEVGPDEAHFVQTVTVSEHGSDEEDRIAARANLLSDCAIVYTMQIGGPAAAKLVAKRIHPMKTNVEVGLKESIEKMQEVLRGNPPPWLRKAMNKDQAASFLDED